From the genome of Alteromonas stellipolaris:
GTAGTCATCGCCAGGCGTAATACCTTCAATATTATAACGACGGTAATCGCTTTTAAGTGGCCCTTCACGATTAAACACCACGCAGGATGCCACCGTTTGTTCGCCTGAGGTATGGCTTATATCGAAACACTCCATACGCTGCAATGGTGCATCTAATTCAAGCGCCGTTTCTAAATCAAGATAACGGGCAAACACTGATTTTTGTTCGCCATACTGGGCTTCTAGTGCAGTTTCTGCATTGGCCTGCGCCAACTCTAGGTAGCGACGTTTCTCTTCACGTGCTCCTTTGAAGAAATTTACACGGTAGCCAGCTTCACCGCTAAGTAAATCGGCAATGGCTTCTTCATCAGACAACGCACTGGCAAATACCATTTGTTTAGGTATAAGTTTGTTGCCCGCTAAATAAAACTGCAATAAGAAGGATTCGAAAATTTCTTGTTCATCAGCCGTATTCGGTACTTTAGGGAAAAACGCTTTGCTGCCCAAAAGCTGGCTGTCACGGATAAACATCACCTGTATACACGCCATATTGCCTTTTACTGCAAAACCAAACACATCCATTTCGTCTTGGGTACCGGCTACCCATTGGCGCTCTTGTACTTTGCGAAGTGTATTAATTTGGTCGCGATAACGGGCTGCCGCTTCAAAGTTTAATGCTTCACTGGCCTTTTCCATTTTATCCACCAAGGTACCAATAACTTGTTGATTTTTACCTTTAAGGAATAGCCTGGCGAGGTCTATCTGCTCGTTATATTCTTCGTCGCTAACGTATCCTTCAACACAAGGCGCACTGCAGCGTTGCATTTGGTATTGCAAACAGGGGCGACTTCTTGCGCGATAGTAACTGTCTTCACACTGACGTACTGGAAAAATACGCTGCATAGAACGCAAACTTTCCCGAACTGCACCCGCACTAGGATAAGGACCGAAGTATTCCCCCTTTTTCTTTTGGGGGCCACGGTGAAACGATAGGCGTGGGTGTTGGTGATCAGATAAGAATATAAAGGGGTAGGATTTATCGTCACGCATGACCACGTTATAACGCGGCTTGTATTTCTTAATGAAGTTGTTTTCTAGCAAAAACGCTTCTGTCTCGCTGTTTACAACAGTGACATCCATATTGGCAATTTGCATTACCAATGAGCGTGTTTTCGCATTATCGACATTCATTCGAAAATAGCTGGAAACACGTTTTTTAAGGTTCTTTGCTTTACCTACATAAATCACTTCTTCCTGGGCGTTATACATTCTGTATACGCCAGGCTGAGAAGTTAAATTCTTGAGAAACGCTGCGGAATCAAATGCAGACATACAAGCCTAAAGCAAATTCGAATCGATGAGTTTGTGGCGCAGCGCTAAGTGGGATAATTCCACATCAGTGGTTACGCCTAACTTTTCAAACATACGATAACGGTATGTATTGACGGTTTTTGCGTTAATGCTTAGTTCAGTAGCAATATCAGGTACACGTTTGCCCTTGGTCAGGCGAAGCGCAATACTTAACTCTCTATCTGATAAATCATTGAACGGGTTGTCTGAATTTGGGGAAAGCTTATCGATGGCAATGCTGTTCGCAACTTCACTGTCGATATACTTTTGCCCAGCAACCACTTTATGAATGGCTCGAATAACTTCTTCAGGCTCAGCGTCTTTAGTTAAAAAACCAAATGCGCCTGCATTCATCACCTGCATAGGAATTGGGCTTTCTTTATGCATAGATAAACATATCACGCGGGTGTTCTCTGACATCCGCACAATGCGCTTGGTAGCTTCTAGCCCGCCAATGCCGG
Proteins encoded in this window:
- the uvrC gene encoding excinuclease ABC subunit UvrC, producing the protein MSAFDSAAFLKNLTSQPGVYRMYNAQEEVIYVGKAKNLKKRVSSYFRMNVDNAKTRSLVMQIANMDVTVVNSETEAFLLENNFIKKYKPRYNVVMRDDKSYPFIFLSDHQHPRLSFHRGPQKKKGEYFGPYPSAGAVRESLRSMQRIFPVRQCEDSYYRARSRPCLQYQMQRCSAPCVEGYVSDEEYNEQIDLARLFLKGKNQQVIGTLVDKMEKASEALNFEAAARYRDQINTLRKVQERQWVAGTQDEMDVFGFAVKGNMACIQVMFIRDSQLLGSKAFFPKVPNTADEQEIFESFLLQFYLAGNKLIPKQMVFASALSDEEAIADLLSGEAGYRVNFFKGAREEKRRYLELAQANAETALEAQYGEQKSVFARYLDLETALELDAPLQRMECFDISHTSGEQTVASCVVFNREGPLKSDYRRYNIEGITPGDDYAAMAQALKRRYKSVKEVQKIPDLLLIDGGKGQLSQAETFFEDWPHDKKPMLLGVAKGTTRKPGLETIILADSHDTVPMDSHSPALHLIQHIRDESHRFAITGHRNRRQKVKTTSSLETIPGVGAKRRQTLLKYMGGLQGLKKASKDEIASVPGISKELADTIYDHLHL
- the uvrY gene encoding UvrY/SirA/GacA family response regulator transcription factor, which translates into the protein MIKIILADDHDLVRRGIRRILEDVVDFSIIAEAKNGEDAVQLCRKNAPDVVLMDVNMPGIGGLEATKRIVRMSENTRVICLSMHKESPIPMQVMNAGAFGFLTKDAEPEEVIRAIHKVVAGQKYIDSEVANSIAIDKLSPNSDNPFNDLSDRELSIALRLTKGKRVPDIATELSINAKTVNTYRYRMFEKLGVTTDVELSHLALRHKLIDSNLL